The Sphingopyxis sp. TUF1 genome segment CAGTCGGGCATGTCAGGCTCCCGTCTTGCGTTCGAGGGCATCCTTGGCAAGTTCGCCGATGCCGCCGAGCGTCCCGATCAGCTGCGTCGCTTCGACCGGGAACAGGATCGTCTTGCTGTTCGGGCTGGTGGCGAACTGGCTGACGGCTTCGACATATTTCTGCGCGATGAAATAGTTGATCGCCTGCGCATTGCCGCTGGCGATCGCGTCGCTGACCATCTGCGTCGCCTTGGCTTCGGCCTCGGCTTCGCGCTCGCGCGCTTCGGCATCGCGGAAAGCGGCTTCGCGGCGGCCCTCGGCCTGGAGGATCTGGCCCTGCTTCTCGCCCTCGGCGCGCAGGATTTCCGACGCCCGCAGCCCTTCGGCTTCGAGGATCGCAGCGCGCTTTTCGCGCTCCGCCTTCATCTGGCGCGCCATGGCATTCGAAATGTCGGCGGGCGGGCGGATGTCCTTGATCTCGACGCGCGTGATCTTGACCCCCCATGGCGTCGTCGCGTCGTCGACGACGTGCAGCAGGCGCGCGTTGATTTCGTCGCGTTTCGACAGCGTTTCGTCAAGGTCCATCGACCCCATCACGGTGCGCAGGTTCGTCGTCGTCAGGTTCATGATCGACAGATAAAGGTCGCTGACCTCATAGGCCGCTTTGGCGGCGTCGAGCACCTGAAAGAACACCACCCCGTCGACCGCGACCATCGCATTGTCCTTGGTGATGATTTCCTGTCCCGGGATGTCGAGCACCTGTTCCATCATGTTCACCTTGCGCCCGACACGGTCGAAGATCGGCATGATGAAGTTGAGCCCCGGCTGCGCGGTGTGCGTGTAGCGGCCGAAGCGTTCGATCGTATAGGCGAAGCCCTGGCGCACGGGCGTCAACGCCCAGATCAGGAACACCAGCGCCAGAACGACCAGTGCAAGTGCAAATTCCATCGATCATCCCCTCTTGCAAAAACGTCTCTTTGCAAACCCGCCTTCCTTATTGCGGCAACCGCGCGGCTACGCCACAGA includes the following:
- a CDS encoding SPFH domain-containing protein; protein product: MEFALALVVLALVFLIWALTPVRQGFAYTIERFGRYTHTAQPGLNFIMPIFDRVGRKVNMMEQVLDIPGQEIITKDNAMVAVDGVVFFQVLDAAKAAYEVSDLYLSIMNLTTTNLRTVMGSMDLDETLSKRDEINARLLHVVDDATTPWGVKITRVEIKDIRPPADISNAMARQMKAEREKRAAILEAEGLRASEILRAEGEKQGQILQAEGRREAAFRDAEAREREAEAEAKATQMVSDAIASGNAQAINYFIAQKYVEAVSQFATSPNSKTILFPVEATQLIGTLGGIGELAKDALERKTGA